In the genome of Streptomyces sp. P3, the window GCACGTTCCGGTAGATCTCGATCCTGTCCGTGCGGGCCCGGACCCGCGGTTCGCCCCCCGACTCGGAGATGTAGACGGTCGCGAACGGGAACGTGTCGCCGGCGGCCGCGTAGGCGCGGCCCTCGACCCAGTTGTTCCGCCGGATCGTGTTGTTCCGGATGATCGCGTTGTAGCTGATCTCGTAGATCAGCGCGGCACCGTCGTTGTCCTCGATCAGGTTGCCCTCGATGAGGAAGTCGTTGTTGTTGGTGTCCGCCCACAGTCCGGTTCCCCGGTTGCCGTGCACCCAGTTGCCGCGTACGACCGCGCCGTTCACGGCCCAGAACTTGACGCCCCCGCTGCAGCCGCAGTCCGGCCGCTGCCGCTCCCAGTCGTCCGTGTTGTTGCCCACGATCTCGTTGCCCTCGACCACCAGCCCGCCGACATCACCGGCCTTGTACGCGTTCATCCCGTACTGGCCGTTGTCGCGCAGACAGCTGGCGCGGACCTGCTGGCGGGCCCCGGCCATCAGCCCGGCCCCGGAGTTGTCCCGGATCGTCGCGTGGTCGATCACCCACCCGTCGGCCGAGTCGTGGTTGACCACGCCCTCGTCACGGGGCGCGGCGAAGCCCTGCACGGTCAGATAGCGGACGGTGACGTCCGAGGCCGCGCCGCCGAACGCGTAGTGGTTGCTCCCCCGGCCGTCGAGCACCGCGCCCGGCGCCCCGACGTAGACGTCCCCTTCCTTCGGGATCACCTGGTCGTAGCGGTTCGACAGCAGCGTGTGCCTGCCGGGCCGAAGCCAGAAGGTGGTGTGCGGGGGACTGCTCTCGGTCTTCGCGGCCAGGTCGCCGGGCACCGCGGGGTCGACGCTCACCGCGCCCGCCGGCGCCTTCGCCGGCCCGGCGGCGGGCTTGGCGCACACCCGGGCCACGGACGTCGGGGGAGTGGAGGGCGCGGCGGTCGGTCTCGGCGTCGCGTCCGTCGTGCCACCGTCACAGCCGGCCGCCGCCAACACCAGCGCCAGCGCTGCCGCCGGCAGCGCCCGGCGCCGCCACTCGATCCGCACGCGCCCTCCCCCCTAACCCTCGAACCTGAGCACGGTGGTGAAGCCCTCCGCGCCGTCGGTGAAGCCGGCGCCGACCAGGGTGGTGGCGGGCTCCTTGCGCCCGAAGCCGGCGGAGTACCAGCCGAGCGGCGGGTCGCTCTCCCCCCGGTGCGCCGTCCAGGACAGCCGCCCGGGCAGGTCGAGCACCGCGGAGCGGTCCTCGCCGTCCCGCGTCCAGGTGAGCTTCGCCCGGTTCCCCGCCAGCTCGGCGCCGACCGCCGGGCCGAGGTGGAACGCCAGGCGCACGGCCCGCCGCGCACCGCGCACCTCGTCGACCACCCGCAGCTCCCCGCTCGCGGGCGTCAGCTCCACCCGGCGGCGGTGCACGGAGGGCCGGTAACCGTCGTGCTCGGCGCACCAGCGGACCGTCCCCCCGTCACCGGCGCCGGACGTGTCCGCGACCAGGACCCGGCTGCGCGCGTGCCGGGTCCACAGGAACGGGCCGCCGGAGACCGACTGGTCGGCGCCGTCCAGCTCCAGGGTGTTGTGGCCGAGGGTCGAGCGGAAGTACCGCCGCCACTCGGGCTGCCCGTGGTAGCAGAACGTCCCCGGGTCGGCGAGCACGTCTACCCCGTCGTGCCGCACCTCCAGGGACAGCGCGTCCGCGTGGGCGTGCGCGGCGATGGACAGGAATCCGTGCGGGCCGCCGTCGCAACGGCACCAGATCTTCTCCGGCCCCCGCAGGACGGTCATCCCGGCGTCGGAGAAATGGGCCGGCCGGCTCACCGGGCGGGACACGGCCGGCGTGGTCCCCGCCTTCGCGTCCGGCCGGACGAGCGCGGCCAGCAACCCGGTGCGCACATCGGTGCCGGTCACCTCCGGCCACCAGGCGAGCCGGCCGAACACGGCCTCCCCGGTGGCCAGCAGCGAGCCCCAGCGATCGGTGCCCGCGCCGTCGACGACCAGACCGTGCCCGTCGTCCGCGTCCCCCTGGCGCGGCGGCCGCAGCCGGTCGTCCACGACGGCCGCGAGCGCGTCGGTCATCCGCAGCAGCACCAGCCGCACCGTCGCGGGGACCGGCACGTTCGCGGCGTCCGCCTCGGCCACCGCGGCCAGACCGAGCTCCAGCACCAGCCCGTGGTACTCGCTCGCCAGCTCCCGGTTGAGACCGGACGGGAACGTGTTGGCGCGCAACTGCCGCTCCAGCGACCGCAGCGCGTCGGCCCGCCAGCGCGCCGAGGCGGGGAACCAGCCGAACGCGCAGGCCGCGGCGAACTGCCCGGCCGTCTCGGCGATGACGTGGTTGTTCGCCGACGATCCCCGGCTCGGGAAGGCCGCCAGCCAGCGCTGGTGGTGCCAGATCTGCCGGTGCGCCACCGGGTTGCCCTCGAACAGCTCGGCCGCGCCCGGCCAGCCGTCGAGCAGTCGGCGGACCCACACCCAGGACAGCAGCCGGATCCCCAGCTCGATGCCGCTGGTCCAGTGCACCCCGCGCAGCGGCGGGTTGGCCGCCCACCACGACCGCAGGTGCCCCGCCACCCGCTCGGCGTACCGCTCGTCCCCGGTGACCGCGTAGGCGGCGGCGAGCACGGTGAGGTGGTGATGCCGGGACAGCTCCCAGATCTGCTTGATGTCACCGACCGCGTCCTCGTCGCGGTACGGCACGTCGAAGGCGTAGCCCTCCGGTGCCCGGCGCCCGGTCTTCGGGTCGAGGAACCAGTCCGGGTCGGCCAGGTCGTCGCGGACCACCCCGAAGTACTCGGCGTGCCCCGCCATCAGGCGGTCCGCCTCGGCGACGAGCCGTTTCGCGGCGTCCGGCGGCACCGCGTCGAGCGTCCCCGCGGGCAGCGCCGCGGTGAACCGGGCGCCGGTCACGCCCGGGCCGTCCGGCGGCGCCGACCGCCACCGCCGCCTGCGCACCGTGTCGCCCACCCGGCCGCCGATCTCCCGCGGCCCCATCCGGGACAGCCGCCGCAGGTACCAGCCCGGACTCCCCGAACTCACCGTCATCGGGCCTCCGCGAGCGCCACCGGCGCGCCGCCGGCGAGGCCGGTCCGCACGGCGAGGGTGGCCGCCGTGGTGGCGACCAGCGACTCCAGCGGCACCGGCATCGGCCCACCGGTCCGCACGGCCCTGACGAACGCCGCCAGTTCGGCCGACTGGCCCTTGTCCCGGGCCTTGGGCAGCCGCGAACTGACCCACCGCTTGCGCCCGTACACCGAGGCACGGACGAAGTCGTCGAGCCGCAGGACCTTGCCGTCGGCGACCAGGTCCAGCGTCTCCTTGGGGAAGCCGGGCGCCCCGGTGGTGACATAGCTGATGGTGGCGGTGGACCCGTCCGGGTAGCGCAGCACGACCTGAAGGTCCTCGTTGCCGGGAGCCGCCGTCGCGTACACCGACACCGGGTCGGCGTCGAGCAGCCAGCTCGCCGTGTCGATGAAGTGGCCGCCCTCGCCGGCGAACCGCGAGCCCTCGGTGCCCTGGCGGAGGTACCAGCTGCCGTGATCGAGGCGCCCCGCGTTGACCAGGTAGCGCAGGCTCGCCGGTCCGGTCCGGGCGCCGAACCGCTTCCTGGCCTCGTTGAGCAGCGGCGCGAAGCGGCGGTTGAAGCCCACCTGCAGCCGGTCGTTGCCGGATTCCTCCACCGCGGCGAGCACACCGGCCAGCTCGTCCTCGGACAGCGCCAGCGGCTTCTCCACGAACACCGTCTTGCCGGCCAGCAGCGCCTTGCGGGTCAGCTCGGCGTGCGAGCTGTGCCGGGTGACCACGAACACCGCGTCGACCAACGGATCGCCGAGCACCGCGTCGAGATCGGTGGTCGCCGCGGCGAAGCCGAACTTGCGCTTGGCGTTGGCCGCCGACAGCGCCGTCGTGGTGACCACCGTGGACAACTCCACACCGTCGCGCTGTGCCAGGTGCGGCAGCAGCATCGAGGTCGCGTAGTTTCCGGCGCCGACGAACGCCAGCCGCACCGGCTTCCCGGCGGTCCGGGCCGGGGCGGGCGCCGCCGTGCCGCGACGCACCGCCGGCACGGTCACCGCGGGAGCCTCGGCCTCCGGCGCCCGCGCCGCGTCCTCCTGCTGCTCGGGGTACCGGAACAGCACGGCCACGGCCTTCAACTCGCCGTCCTTCAGCCGCTGATACGTCGGGACGGCCTCGTCGAAGTCGGCGATGTGGGAGATCAGGGGCTCCACGTCGACCCGGCCGCGGGCGGCGAGGTCGAGGAAGCACGCCAGGTTGCGCCGCTCGGTCCAGCGCACATAACCGATCGGGTAGTCCCGCCCCTCCAGCTCGTACGCCGGGTCATAACGACCGGGGCCGTAACTGCGGGAGAACCGGACGTCGAGCTCCTTCTCGTAGTACGCGTTCCACGGCAGGTCCAGGCGGCACTTGCCGATGTCGACGACCCGGCCGCGGTCCCGGCACAGCCGGGCGGCCAGCTCGACGGGCTGGTTGCTGCCGCCGCCGGCGGCCAGGTACACCTGGTCCACGCCGTGCCCGTCGGTGAGTTCGGCGACGGCGTTCTCCACCGCCGCGGACCCGGGATCGCCACAGGCCGCCGCGCCCAGCCGCTCGGCGAGCTCGCAGCGCACCGGATCGGGGTCGGCGCCGACGACGCGGACCCCCGAGGCGGCGAGCAGCTGCACCACCAGCTGCCCGATCAGCCCGAGGCCGATGACCAGGGCCACCTCACCGAGCCGCGACTCGCCCTGACGGACACCCTGCATCGCGATCGACCCGACGGTGCCGAAGGCCGCGTGCCGCGGCGCGAGGCCGTCCGGCACCGGGGCGTAGAGGTTCTTCGGCACCCAGTTCAGCTCGGCGTGCAGCGCGTGCTCGTTGCCGGCGCAGGCCACGAGGTCGCCGACCTTCACGTCGTCGATGCCGGCGCCGACCTGCTCGACCACCCCGCACAGCGAGTAGCCCAGCGGCGTGTACGAGTCCAGCTTGCCCATCACCTTGCGGTAGGTGGCGGGCACCCCGTTGGCGGCCACGCTCTGCACGACCTTGGCCACCTGGTCCGGCCGCGAACGCGCCTTGCCCAGCATCGACATGCCGGCCTCGGACACCTTCATCAGCTCGGTCCCGGTGGAGATCAGCGAGTAGGCGCTGCGGACCAGCACACCGTCCGCCTTGCACCCCGGCACCGGCACGTCGAGCAGCGCCAGCTCACCGCTCTTGTAGTTCTGTACGACCTGTTTCACCCGAAGTCCTCTTGTCTCTACGCCGTCGTCAAAGGGAGTTCCGGCCGGACCCGGAGGTCGCGCCGCGATACCAGTGCTCGAGGGTCAGCACATGCCACAGATGCTTGGAGAAGTCCCGCTGCCCGGCGGCGTCCTCGGCGACCATCCGCGCCAGCGCGTCACGGCGCAGGATCCCGGAACGGACGAGCTCGCCGTCGTTCACCACCTCACGCACCAGCGGCGCCAGATCCCGGCTCATCCAGGCCCGCAGCGGGGCGCTGAACAGGCCCTTGGGCCGGTACACGATCTCCCGGGGCAGGACCGAGACCGCCGCCTCCTTCAGGACGGCCTTGCCCTGCCGTCCGACGATCTTGCGGGCGCCGGGCACGGCGAACGCCGCCCGGACCACCTCGACGTCCACGTACGGCACGCGCACCTCCATCGACGCGGCCATGCTCGACCGGTCGGTGTAGGCGAGGTTCAGGCCCGGCAGGAACATGCGGGCGTCGCCCAGGCACATACGGTTGACGAAGTCGTCGAGGTCGTTGTCCCGGTAGACGTCCGCGTGCTCGGTCAGCACGTCGTCGACCGTCGGGGCCAGGTCCGGATCGATCAGGGCCAGCAACTCCCCCCGGTCGTACATGGTGTAGCTGCGCCGGAACGCGGTCTCCTCCGGCAGATCGGCGAAGGACAGGAACCGCTTCGCGAAACGCACCGACCGGTACCCGCGGCGGGCCGAGGCGACCGGCAGCCGGTCCACGGCCGCGGACAGACCGCGCCGCAGCGGCCGCGGGACGCGCTGGTAACGCAACGCCAGCAGGTTGGCCAGGTGCTTGCGGTACCCGGCGAACAGCTCGTCGGCGCCCATCCCCGACAGCACCACCTTGACCCCGGCCTCCCGGGCGGCCGAGCAGATCAGGAACGTGTTGATCGCGGCGGGGTCGCCGATCGGCTCGTCCAGGTGGTACGTCATCCGCGGCAGCAGGTCCAGCACGTTCGGGGCGATCTCGATCTCGCGCAGGTCGACGCCGAACCGCTCGGCCACCTGCCGGGCGTAGCGCAGGTCGTCCGGCATCGCCTCGAACCTGGCGTCCTCGGCGCGGAACCCGATCGTGTAGGCGGAGATCCCGGGCCGGTCGCGGGCCGCCAGCGCGGTCAGATAACTGGAGTCCAGCCCCCCGGAGAGGAAGGTCGCGACGGGCACGTCGGAGATCAGGTGGCGCCGGGTCGACTCCTCGACGACGGCCGCGATGTCCGGCTGCTCGCCGGCCAGGGCCCGCTCCCTGCCCTCGGCGGCGACGTCCCGCAGGTTCCAGAACCGGCCGCGCTCCACCCGGCCGTCGGGCCGGCACCTGAGCCAGCTCCCCGGCGGCAGCTTCTCCGCCTCACGGAACGCGCACCGCGAGTCGGGCACCCAGTAGTAGAGCAGCGACGCCACCAACGCCGCGTGGTCCACCTCCAGCGACCCGCCCGTCACGGCGGCGAGCGCCTTCAGTTCGGAGGCGAACACCAGGCCCTCGCCGCGCCGGAGCAGGAAAAGCGGCTTGATGCCCAGCTGGTCGCGGACGAGCACCAGGTCGCCCGTCCGCTCGTCGAAGATCCCGAACGCGAACATGCCGCGCAGCCGGGGCAGGCAGTCCGTGCCCCAGCGCCGCCAGGCCTCCAGCAGCACCTCGGTGTCGGACGTGCCGCGAAAGCGCACCCCGGCGGCCGCCAGCTCGGCGCGCAGCTCGGGCGCGTTGTACAGCTCGCCGTTGTACGTCAGCACGAGGCCGTCCGAGACCATCGGCTGGGCGCCCGTCTCGGACAGGTCGATGATGGCCAGTCGGCGGTGCCCGAGGTGCACCTCGCCGTCCCCGACGGCGTGGCCGTAGCGTCCCGCCCCGTCCGGACCGCGGTGCGCGAGGGTGTCGGTGAGCCGGTCGGTCACGGCCTTTCCGTCCGGCCAGCGGTAGGTACCTGCGATGCCACACATGTGTTACTGAGCCTCCTGGTCGCTGTCCGGCACCCGTGCCGCCCACATCGGCTGCCGCTCCGCCCGCCGCGGGACCTCCCCCACTGCCTGAACGGCGTGGGAGGCACCCCCACCCATCTGCCGGGCCGGCCGCTCGGCGCGGCCGCGCGGCGAGGCGGGCGGCCCGTCCCACAGCGTGCCGTCGGTCCGGTCACGCGGGTCG includes:
- a CDS encoding right-handed parallel beta-helix repeat-containing protein; translation: MRIEWRRRALPAAALALVLAAAGCDGGTTDATPRPTAAPSTPPTSVARVCAKPAAGPAKAPAGAVSVDPAVPGDLAAKTESSPPHTTFWLRPGRHTLLSNRYDQVIPKEGDVYVGAPGAVLDGRGSNHYAFGGAASDVTVRYLTVQGFAAPRDEGVVNHDSADGWVIDHATIRDNSGAGLMAGARQQVRASCLRDNGQYGMNAYKAGDVGGLVVEGNEIVGNNTDDWERQRPDCGCSGGVKFWAVNGAVVRGNWVHGNRGTGLWADTNNNDFLIEGNLIEDNDGAALIYEISYNAIIRNNTIRRNNWVEGRAYAAAGDTFPFATVYISESGGEPRVRARTDRIEIYRNVLENNWSGITLWENADRFCNSPANTSSGDCTLLVKDTGRCVQPAIAEAPLYSDCRWKTQRVDIHHNRFVLDKSVVGCTAKCDLMAVLSNYGTYPDWSPYQGERVAEAITAGQHNRWHDNVYVGPWTFVVHDASRTVGVEQWRAAPYRQDAGSSFRAGKGG
- a CDS encoding alginate lyase family protein, whose product is MTVSSGSPGWYLRRLSRMGPREIGGRVGDTVRRRRWRSAPPDGPGVTGARFTAALPAGTLDAVPPDAAKRLVAEADRLMAGHAEYFGVVRDDLADPDWFLDPKTGRRAPEGYAFDVPYRDEDAVGDIKQIWELSRHHHLTVLAAAYAVTGDERYAERVAGHLRSWWAANPPLRGVHWTSGIELGIRLLSWVWVRRLLDGWPGAAELFEGNPVAHRQIWHHQRWLAAFPSRGSSANNHVIAETAGQFAAACAFGWFPASARWRADALRSLERQLRANTFPSGLNRELASEYHGLVLELGLAAVAEADAANVPVPATVRLVLLRMTDALAAVVDDRLRPPRQGDADDGHGLVVDGAGTDRWGSLLATGEAVFGRLAWWPEVTGTDVRTGLLAALVRPDAKAGTTPAVSRPVSRPAHFSDAGMTVLRGPEKIWCRCDGGPHGFLSIAAHAHADALSLEVRHDGVDVLADPGTFCYHGQPEWRRYFRSTLGHNTLELDGADQSVSGGPFLWTRHARSRVLVADTSGAGDGGTVRWCAEHDGYRPSVHRRRVELTPASGELRVVDEVRGARRAVRLAFHLGPAVGAELAGNRAKLTWTRDGEDRSAVLDLPGRLSWTAHRGESDPPLGWYSAGFGRKEPATTLVGAGFTDGAEGFTTVLRFEG
- a CDS encoding bi-domain-containing oxidoreductase; this encodes MKQVVQNYKSGELALLDVPVPGCKADGVLVRSAYSLISTGTELMKVSEAGMSMLGKARSRPDQVAKVVQSVAANGVPATYRKVMGKLDSYTPLGYSLCGVVEQVGAGIDDVKVGDLVACAGNEHALHAELNWVPKNLYAPVPDGLAPRHAAFGTVGSIAMQGVRQGESRLGEVALVIGLGLIGQLVVQLLAASGVRVVGADPDPVRCELAERLGAAACGDPGSAAVENAVAELTDGHGVDQVYLAAGGGSNQPVELAARLCRDRGRVVDIGKCRLDLPWNAYYEKELDVRFSRSYGPGRYDPAYELEGRDYPIGYVRWTERRNLACFLDLAARGRVDVEPLISHIADFDEAVPTYQRLKDGELKAVAVLFRYPEQQEDAARAPEAEAPAVTVPAVRRGTAAPAPARTAGKPVRLAFVGAGNYATSMLLPHLAQRDGVELSTVVTTTALSAANAKRKFGFAAATTDLDAVLGDPLVDAVFVVTRHSSHAELTRKALLAGKTVFVEKPLALSEDELAGVLAAVEESGNDRLQVGFNRRFAPLLNEARKRFGARTGPASLRYLVNAGRLDHGSWYLRQGTEGSRFAGEGGHFIDTASWLLDADPVSVYATAAPGNEDLQVVLRYPDGSTATISYVTTGAPGFPKETLDLVADGKVLRLDDFVRASVYGRKRWVSSRLPKARDKGQSAELAAFVRAVRTGGPMPVPLESLVATTAATLAVRTGLAGGAPVALAEAR
- the asnB gene encoding asparagine synthase (glutamine-hydrolyzing) produces the protein MCGIAGTYRWPDGKAVTDRLTDTLAHRGPDGAGRYGHAVGDGEVHLGHRRLAIIDLSETGAQPMVSDGLVLTYNGELYNAPELRAELAAAGVRFRGTSDTEVLLEAWRRWGTDCLPRLRGMFAFGIFDERTGDLVLVRDQLGIKPLFLLRRGEGLVFASELKALAAVTGGSLEVDHAALVASLLYYWVPDSRCAFREAEKLPPGSWLRCRPDGRVERGRFWNLRDVAAEGRERALAGEQPDIAAVVEESTRRHLISDVPVATFLSGGLDSSYLTALAARDRPGISAYTIGFRAEDARFEAMPDDLRYARQVAERFGVDLREIEIAPNVLDLLPRMTYHLDEPIGDPAAINTFLICSAAREAGVKVVLSGMGADELFAGYRKHLANLLALRYQRVPRPLRRGLSAAVDRLPVASARRGYRSVRFAKRFLSFADLPEETAFRRSYTMYDRGELLALIDPDLAPTVDDVLTEHADVYRDNDLDDFVNRMCLGDARMFLPGLNLAYTDRSSMAASMEVRVPYVDVEVVRAAFAVPGARKIVGRQGKAVLKEAAVSVLPREIVYRPKGLFSAPLRAWMSRDLAPLVREVVNDGELVRSGILRRDALARMVAEDAAGQRDFSKHLWHVLTLEHWYRGATSGSGRNSL